Proteins encoded together in one Chitinispirillales bacterium ANBcel5 window:
- a CDS encoding cellulase family glycosylhydrolase: MERLRGVNFGGWLSQIDAIKEKDPNQFPGIDTHMETFIAQEDFAQISAWGFNHIRLPIDYYLFFTEDAQPIENRIKHIDRAAQFSKENSLTLLLDLHECPGHDFAETSKIPVQKLFSEKEYVNKTEKIWGHLSERYSNENHVIYEVLNEPVAPDATIWNNLKDRLCKFIRSHSKNTPIIVGSNMWSWPSTFSELTPVELDSIIYCFHFYEPLLFTHQLAPWIGESEIKTQREYPGNYGAGFIRKYGLVLSAGSWDRDRIIKEIEPVVKFRDKYDVPVICNEFGTYAPVPLKYQQLWYSDLLSVLKENDIGFSYWNYKNLDFGIISKGESLHENLPQYKNSEKINYDVLSLLREY; this comes from the coding sequence ATGGAACGACTCAGAGGGGTTAATTTTGGTGGCTGGCTCAGCCAAATAGATGCAATAAAAGAGAAAGATCCAAATCAGTTTCCTGGGATCGACACTCACATGGAAACATTTATAGCACAAGAAGATTTTGCACAAATCAGCGCATGGGGTTTTAACCATATTCGTCTGCCTATAGACTACTATCTTTTTTTCACTGAAGACGCTCAGCCTATAGAAAACCGCATCAAACACATTGATCGAGCTGCGCAGTTTTCCAAAGAAAACTCTCTTACACTTTTATTGGACCTTCATGAATGTCCCGGGCATGATTTTGCCGAAACATCAAAGATCCCTGTTCAGAAACTTTTTTCGGAAAAAGAATATGTTAACAAAACCGAAAAGATTTGGGGTCACCTCTCGGAGCGCTACAGTAATGAAAATCATGTAATTTATGAAGTTTTAAATGAACCAGTAGCCCCGGATGCAACCATATGGAACAATCTAAAAGATAGATTATGTAAGTTTATCCGCTCTCACTCCAAAAACACTCCTATTATTGTAGGGTCAAATATGTGGAGCTGGCCATCTACTTTTTCCGAACTTACGCCAGTGGAGCTTGATTCCATAATCTATTGTTTCCATTTTTATGAACCACTGCTTTTTACTCATCAGCTTGCTCCATGGATCGGTGAATCAGAGATTAAAACTCAAAGAGAGTACCCCGGCAACTATGGAGCTGGGTTTATCCGTAAATACGGTCTGGTTCTTTCTGCAGGATCATGGGACAGAGATCGGATAATAAAGGAAATTGAACCAGTAGTTAAATTCAGAGATAAATATGATGTACCAGTAATCTGTAATGAATTTGGTACCTATGCTCCGGTTCCGCTTAAGTACCAACAGTTGTGGTATTCTGATCTTCTCTCTGTATTAAAAGAAAATGATATCGGATTTTCTTACTGGAACTATAAAAACCTCGACTTTGGAATTATTTCCAAAGGGGAATCTCTCCACGAGAATTTACCTCAGTACAAGAATTCAGAAAAAATCAATTATGACGTTTTATCTCTGCTAAGGGAATACTGA